One genomic segment of Panicum virgatum strain AP13 chromosome 2N, P.virgatum_v5, whole genome shotgun sequence includes these proteins:
- the LOC120660658 gene encoding phosphatidylinositol N-acetylglucosaminyltransferase subunit A-like isoform X2 has translation MDRQKHRILMVSDFFFPNFGGVESHIYYLSQCLLKLGHKVVVMTHAYENRSGVRYVTNGLKVYYVPWRPFLMQNTLPTLFLTFPVVRTIIIRERISVVHGHQAFSTLCHEALMHARTMGYKVVFTDHSLYGFADAGSIHMNKVLQFTLADIDQAICVSHTSKENTVLRSGISPEKVFMVPNAVDTAMFTPSPERLSCDEIVIVVISRLVYRKGADLLVEVIPEVCRLFPKVRFIIGGDGPKRVRLEEMREKFSLQDRVEMLGAVPHAQVRSLTEAFCIAILEAASCGLLTVSTRVGGVPEVLPDDMIVLAEPAPEDMVRAVRKAIDMLPGINPQVMHLQMKKLYSWDDVAKRTEIVYDRAVQSLTTNLLDRLPQYLTCGVWAGKLFCLVMIINYLLWCLLEFLQPAEGIEEVPDIGPLQARLDSRDDL, from the exons ATGGATCGGCAAAAGCACAGGATACTGATGGTGTCCGACTTTTTCTTCCCAAACTTTGGTGGTGTTGAAAGCCACATCTACTATTTGTCCCAATGCCTGCTTAAGCTTGGCCATAAG GTTGTTGTCATGACACATGCATATGAAAACCGATCTGGAGTACGTTATGTCACAAATGGTTTAAAGGTTTATTATGTACCGTGGAGACCATTCCTGATGCAGAATACACTGCCTACATTATTCTTGACTTTTCCAGTTGTAAGAACCATTATCATACGTGAGAGGATTTCTGTCGTGCACGGACATCAGGCTTTTTCTACATTGTGCCATGAAGCATTGATGCATGCCAGGACGATGGGGTACAAAGTTGTCTTCACAGATCACTCACTTTATGGTTTCGCTGATGCTGGAAGCATTCACATGAATAAGGTGCTGCAGTTTACTCTTGCCGATATTGATCAGGCAATATGTGTTTCTCATACAAGCAAAGAGAATACTGTACTGAGGTCTGGGATATCTCCGGAGAAAGTTTTTATGGTTCCTAATGCTGTTGATACTGCAATGTTTACTCCCTCCCCTGAGCGCCTAAGCTGTGATGAAATAGTTATTGTAGTGATCAGTAGGTTAGTGTACCGAAAAGGTGCAGACCTTCTTGTGGAAGTAATTCCAGAAGTATGCCGTCTATTTCCAAAG GTTCGCTTTATCATTGGAGGTGATGGTCCAAAACGTGTGCGACTTGAAGAGATGAGGGAGAAGTTCTCCCTTCAGGATAGAGTTGAAATGTTAGGAGCTGTGCCTCATGCTCAAGTACG TTCACTTACGGAGGCATTTTGTATTGCCATTTTAGAAGCAGCTAGCTGTGGACTGTTGACTGTAAGCACTAGAGTTGGAGGTGTCCCAGAG GTTCTTCCAGATGACATGATAGTACTTGCAGAACCAGCTCCAGAAGATATGGTAAGAGCTGTTAGGAAAGCTATTGACATGCTGCCTGGAATAAATCCTCAAGTTATGCATCTTCAG ATGAAAAAACTTTATAGTTGGGATGATGTGGCCAAAAGAACAGAGATTGTTTATGATCGTGCAGTGCAATCCTTGACAACAAATTTGCTAGACCGCCTTCCCCA ATATCTCACTTGTGGAGTTTGGGCGGGAAAACTGTTTTGCCTGGTTATGATAATCAATTACCTACTATGGTGCCTTCTAGAATTCTTACAG CCAGCTGAAGGTATTGAAGAAGTCCCAGATATAGGACCACTACAGGCTCGTTTAGATTCAAGAGATGATTTATGA
- the LOC120660659 gene encoding uncharacterized protein LOC120660659 has product MEPPMMHKPSAVPINTSEKEVELQDRNAELAKRRRTGFSGSIVQPQQESEVSDMEKNVPDGLPVEVSTGGDPMAMDVLTDCALQNSGEANGHSEGRVRSISFTGNEPASLRLRKICAAIGCKEPSFDFEKQGPPHNILFTCKVSVCLEGFVNTVIECLGDPKPKEEDTQEHAAQGALWCLERFGHTKQS; this is encoded by the exons ATGGAGCCTCCCATGATGCATAAACCCAGTGCCGTGCCAATCAACACTTCAGAGAAGGAAGTGGAGTTGCAAGATAGAAAT GCTGAGTTAGCAAAGCGCAGGAGAACTGGATTTTCAGGGTCCATTGTCCAACCACAACAGGAAAGTGAAGTCTCTGACATGGAGAAAAATGTTCCTGATGGTCTTCCAGTTGAAGTTTCTACTGGTGGCGATCCCATGGCCATGGATGTACTCACTGATTGTGCGCTGCAAAACTCTGGTGAAGCGAATGGTCACAGTGAGGGGCGCGTTCGTAGTATCTCATTTACAG GTAATGAACCAGCAAGTCTGAGGCTGCGAAAAATATGTGCTGCAATTGGCTGCAAAGAACCATCATTTGACTTTGAAAAACAAGGACCTCCTCACAACATATT GTTCACTTGCAAGGTGTCTGTCTGCTTAGAGGGATTCGTCAACACTGTCATAGAGTGCTTAGGTGACCCCAAGCCTAAGGAGGAAGATACACAAGAACATGCTGCTCAAGGGGCATTGTGGTGCCTTGAGCGCTTTGGACATACCAAGCAATCTTAG
- the LOC120660658 gene encoding phosphatidylinositol N-acetylglucosaminyltransferase subunit A-like isoform X1 — protein MDRQKHRILMVSDFFFPNFGGVESHIYYLSQCLLKLGHKVVVMTHAYENRSGVRYVTNGLKVYYVPWRPFLMQNTLPTLFLTFPVVRTIIIRERISVVHGHQAFSTLCHEALMHARTMGYKVVFTDHSLYGFADAGSIHMNKVLQFTLADIDQAICVSHTSKENTVLRSGISPEKVFMVPNAVDTAMFTPSPERLSCDEIVIVVISRLVYRKGADLLVEVIPEVCRLFPKVRFIIGGDGPKRVRLEEMREKFSLQDRVEMLGAVPHAQVRSVLISGHIFLNSSLTEAFCIAILEAASCGLLTVSTRVGGVPEVLPDDMIVLAEPAPEDMVRAVRKAIDMLPGINPQVMHLQMKKLYSWDDVAKRTEIVYDRAVQSLTTNLLDRLPQYLTCGVWAGKLFCLVMIINYLLWCLLEFLQPAEGIEEVPDIGPLQARLDSRDDL, from the exons ATGGATCGGCAAAAGCACAGGATACTGATGGTGTCCGACTTTTTCTTCCCAAACTTTGGTGGTGTTGAAAGCCACATCTACTATTTGTCCCAATGCCTGCTTAAGCTTGGCCATAAG GTTGTTGTCATGACACATGCATATGAAAACCGATCTGGAGTACGTTATGTCACAAATGGTTTAAAGGTTTATTATGTACCGTGGAGACCATTCCTGATGCAGAATACACTGCCTACATTATTCTTGACTTTTCCAGTTGTAAGAACCATTATCATACGTGAGAGGATTTCTGTCGTGCACGGACATCAGGCTTTTTCTACATTGTGCCATGAAGCATTGATGCATGCCAGGACGATGGGGTACAAAGTTGTCTTCACAGATCACTCACTTTATGGTTTCGCTGATGCTGGAAGCATTCACATGAATAAGGTGCTGCAGTTTACTCTTGCCGATATTGATCAGGCAATATGTGTTTCTCATACAAGCAAAGAGAATACTGTACTGAGGTCTGGGATATCTCCGGAGAAAGTTTTTATGGTTCCTAATGCTGTTGATACTGCAATGTTTACTCCCTCCCCTGAGCGCCTAAGCTGTGATGAAATAGTTATTGTAGTGATCAGTAGGTTAGTGTACCGAAAAGGTGCAGACCTTCTTGTGGAAGTAATTCCAGAAGTATGCCGTCTATTTCCAAAG GTTCGCTTTATCATTGGAGGTGATGGTCCAAAACGTGTGCGACTTGAAGAGATGAGGGAGAAGTTCTCCCTTCAGGATAGAGTTGAAATGTTAGGAGCTGTGCCTCATGCTCAAGTACGGTCAGTTCTGATCTCTGGTCATATATTTTTAAACAg TTCACTTACGGAGGCATTTTGTATTGCCATTTTAGAAGCAGCTAGCTGTGGACTGTTGACTGTAAGCACTAGAGTTGGAGGTGTCCCAGAG GTTCTTCCAGATGACATGATAGTACTTGCAGAACCAGCTCCAGAAGATATGGTAAGAGCTGTTAGGAAAGCTATTGACATGCTGCCTGGAATAAATCCTCAAGTTATGCATCTTCAG ATGAAAAAACTTTATAGTTGGGATGATGTGGCCAAAAGAACAGAGATTGTTTATGATCGTGCAGTGCAATCCTTGACAACAAATTTGCTAGACCGCCTTCCCCA ATATCTCACTTGTGGAGTTTGGGCGGGAAAACTGTTTTGCCTGGTTATGATAATCAATTACCTACTATGGTGCCTTCTAGAATTCTTACAG CCAGCTGAAGGTATTGAAGAAGTCCCAGATATAGGACCACTACAGGCTCGTTTAGATTCAAGAGATGATTTATGA
- the LOC120660658 gene encoding phosphatidylinositol N-acetylglucosaminyltransferase subunit A-like isoform X5 — protein MDRQKHRILMVSDFFFPNFGGVESHIYYLSQCLLKLGHKVVVMTHAYENRSGVRYVTNGLKVYYVPWRPFLMQNTLPTLFLTFPVVRTIIIRERISVVHGHQAFSTLCHEALMHARTMGYKVVFTDHSLYGFADAGSIHMNKVLQFTLADIDQAICVSHTSKENTVLRSGISPEKVFMVPNAVDTAMFTPSPERLSCDEIVIVVISRLVYRKGADLLVEVIPEVCRLFPKVRFIIGGDGPKRVRLEEMREKFSLQDRVEMLGAVPHAQVRSVLISGHIFLNSSLTEAFCIAILEAASCGLLTVSTRVGGVPEVLPDDMIVLAEPAPEDMVRAVRKAIDMLPGINPQVMHLQLG, from the exons ATGGATCGGCAAAAGCACAGGATACTGATGGTGTCCGACTTTTTCTTCCCAAACTTTGGTGGTGTTGAAAGCCACATCTACTATTTGTCCCAATGCCTGCTTAAGCTTGGCCATAAG GTTGTTGTCATGACACATGCATATGAAAACCGATCTGGAGTACGTTATGTCACAAATGGTTTAAAGGTTTATTATGTACCGTGGAGACCATTCCTGATGCAGAATACACTGCCTACATTATTCTTGACTTTTCCAGTTGTAAGAACCATTATCATACGTGAGAGGATTTCTGTCGTGCACGGACATCAGGCTTTTTCTACATTGTGCCATGAAGCATTGATGCATGCCAGGACGATGGGGTACAAAGTTGTCTTCACAGATCACTCACTTTATGGTTTCGCTGATGCTGGAAGCATTCACATGAATAAGGTGCTGCAGTTTACTCTTGCCGATATTGATCAGGCAATATGTGTTTCTCATACAAGCAAAGAGAATACTGTACTGAGGTCTGGGATATCTCCGGAGAAAGTTTTTATGGTTCCTAATGCTGTTGATACTGCAATGTTTACTCCCTCCCCTGAGCGCCTAAGCTGTGATGAAATAGTTATTGTAGTGATCAGTAGGTTAGTGTACCGAAAAGGTGCAGACCTTCTTGTGGAAGTAATTCCAGAAGTATGCCGTCTATTTCCAAAG GTTCGCTTTATCATTGGAGGTGATGGTCCAAAACGTGTGCGACTTGAAGAGATGAGGGAGAAGTTCTCCCTTCAGGATAGAGTTGAAATGTTAGGAGCTGTGCCTCATGCTCAAGTACGGTCAGTTCTGATCTCTGGTCATATATTTTTAAACAg TTCACTTACGGAGGCATTTTGTATTGCCATTTTAGAAGCAGCTAGCTGTGGACTGTTGACTGTAAGCACTAGAGTTGGAGGTGTCCCAGAG GTTCTTCCAGATGACATGATAGTACTTGCAGAACCAGCTCCAGAAGATATGGTAAGAGCTGTTAGGAAAGCTATTGACATGCTGCCTGGAATAAATCCTCAAGTTATGCATCTTCAG TTGGGATGA
- the LOC120662664 gene encoding 60S ribosomal protein L22-like, with amino-acid sequence MATLCVRHADCFAARAFFEAPLRPMQQRKSQATAPRPAPGPARGRACNANGRPRRRRSPPAAMENVVILKRGEQVPPVFTEASTVETKVHESVEAAKQSSAEAAEKEEPVDVAAADRHGADATIAEAVAAAARPRRTTLPQAEEEAGRAPLSAATAQPAPSAPYAGASFLVAAPDPRALPIPGLLLKARGRGARPRIRAPDDERAPAPTAAAA; translated from the coding sequence ATGGCAACGTTGTGCGTCCGCCACGCGGACTGCTTCGCCGCCCGCGCGTTCTTCGAGGCTCCTCTCCGGCCGATGCAGCAGCGGAAGTCTCAGGCCACGGCTCCCCGGCCTGCGCCCGGGCCGGCGCGCGGACGGGCGTGCAACGCCAACGGGCGGCCGCGCAGGCGCCGGTCTCCCCCGGCGGCCATGGAGAACGTCGTGATCCTGAAGCGCGGGGAGCAGGTCCCGCCTGTGTTTACGGAGGCGTCGACGGTGGAGACGAAGGTGCATGAGTCCGTGGAGGCCGCGAAGCAGAGCAGTGCAGAGGCGGCGGAGAAGGAAGAGCCGGTGGATGTGGCTGCCGCAGACCGCCACGGCGCCGATGCCACGATAGCAGAGGCcgtggcggccgccgcgcgacCGCGACGGACGACCCTCCcacaggcggaggaggaggccgggcgGGCACCCTTGTCAGCCGCGACCGCGCAGCCGGCGCCGTCGGCTCCGTACGCGGGCGCGTCGTTCCTCGTGGCCGCGCCCGACCCACGTGCCCTGCCCATCCCGGGGCTCTTGCTGAAAGCCCGCGGCAGGGGCGCTCGGCCTCGGATCCGTGCGCCTGACGACGAGCGCGCACCGGCGCCCACGGCTGCGGCAGCATGA
- the LOC120660658 gene encoding phosphatidylinositol N-acetylglucosaminyltransferase subunit A-like isoform X3: MDRQKHRILMVSDFFFPNFGGVESHIYYLSQCLLKLGHKVVVMTHAYENRSGVRYVTNGLKVYYVPWRPFLMQNTLPTLFLTFPVVRTIIIRERISVVHGHQAFSTLCHEALMHARTMGYKVVFTDHSLYGFADAGSIHMNKVLQFTLADIDQAICVSHTSKENTVLRSGISPEKVFMVPNAVDTAMFTPSPERLSCDEIVIVVISRLVYRKGADLLVEVIPEVCRLFPKVRFIIGGDGPKRVRLEEMREKFSLQDRVEMLGAVPHAQVRSVLISGHIFLNSSLTEAFCIAILEAASCGLLTVSTRVGGVPEVLPDDMIVLAEPAPEDMVRAVRKAIDMLPGINPQVMHLQMKKLYSWDDVAKRTEIVYDRAVQSLTTNLLDRLPHQLKVLKKSQI; encoded by the exons ATGGATCGGCAAAAGCACAGGATACTGATGGTGTCCGACTTTTTCTTCCCAAACTTTGGTGGTGTTGAAAGCCACATCTACTATTTGTCCCAATGCCTGCTTAAGCTTGGCCATAAG GTTGTTGTCATGACACATGCATATGAAAACCGATCTGGAGTACGTTATGTCACAAATGGTTTAAAGGTTTATTATGTACCGTGGAGACCATTCCTGATGCAGAATACACTGCCTACATTATTCTTGACTTTTCCAGTTGTAAGAACCATTATCATACGTGAGAGGATTTCTGTCGTGCACGGACATCAGGCTTTTTCTACATTGTGCCATGAAGCATTGATGCATGCCAGGACGATGGGGTACAAAGTTGTCTTCACAGATCACTCACTTTATGGTTTCGCTGATGCTGGAAGCATTCACATGAATAAGGTGCTGCAGTTTACTCTTGCCGATATTGATCAGGCAATATGTGTTTCTCATACAAGCAAAGAGAATACTGTACTGAGGTCTGGGATATCTCCGGAGAAAGTTTTTATGGTTCCTAATGCTGTTGATACTGCAATGTTTACTCCCTCCCCTGAGCGCCTAAGCTGTGATGAAATAGTTATTGTAGTGATCAGTAGGTTAGTGTACCGAAAAGGTGCAGACCTTCTTGTGGAAGTAATTCCAGAAGTATGCCGTCTATTTCCAAAG GTTCGCTTTATCATTGGAGGTGATGGTCCAAAACGTGTGCGACTTGAAGAGATGAGGGAGAAGTTCTCCCTTCAGGATAGAGTTGAAATGTTAGGAGCTGTGCCTCATGCTCAAGTACGGTCAGTTCTGATCTCTGGTCATATATTTTTAAACAg TTCACTTACGGAGGCATTTTGTATTGCCATTTTAGAAGCAGCTAGCTGTGGACTGTTGACTGTAAGCACTAGAGTTGGAGGTGTCCCAGAG GTTCTTCCAGATGACATGATAGTACTTGCAGAACCAGCTCCAGAAGATATGGTAAGAGCTGTTAGGAAAGCTATTGACATGCTGCCTGGAATAAATCCTCAAGTTATGCATCTTCAG ATGAAAAAACTTTATAGTTGGGATGATGTGGCCAAAAGAACAGAGATTGTTTATGATCGTGCAGTGCAATCCTTGACAACAAATTTGCTAGACCGCCTTCCCCA CCAGCTGAAGGTATTGAAGAAGTCCCAGATATAG
- the LOC120660658 gene encoding phosphatidylinositol N-acetylglucosaminyltransferase subunit A-like isoform X4, whose translation MDRQKHRILMVSDFFFPNFGGVESHIYYLSQCLLKLGHKVVVMTHAYENRSGVRYVTNGLKVYYVPWRPFLMQNTLPTLFLTFPVVRTIIIRERISVVHGHQAFSTLCHEALMHARTMGYKVVFTDHSLYGFADAGSIHMNKVLQFTLADIDQAICVSHTSKENTVLRSGISPEKVFMVPNAVDTAMFTPSPERLSCDEIVIVVISRLVYRKGADLLVEVIPEVCRLFPKVRFIIGGDGPKRVRLEEMREKFSLQDRVEMLGAVPHAQVRSVLISGHIFLNSSLTEAFCIAILEAASCGLLTVSTRVGGVPEVLPDDMIVLAEPAPEDMVRAVRKAIDMLPGINPQVMHLQLSLMWIR comes from the exons ATGGATCGGCAAAAGCACAGGATACTGATGGTGTCCGACTTTTTCTTCCCAAACTTTGGTGGTGTTGAAAGCCACATCTACTATTTGTCCCAATGCCTGCTTAAGCTTGGCCATAAG GTTGTTGTCATGACACATGCATATGAAAACCGATCTGGAGTACGTTATGTCACAAATGGTTTAAAGGTTTATTATGTACCGTGGAGACCATTCCTGATGCAGAATACACTGCCTACATTATTCTTGACTTTTCCAGTTGTAAGAACCATTATCATACGTGAGAGGATTTCTGTCGTGCACGGACATCAGGCTTTTTCTACATTGTGCCATGAAGCATTGATGCATGCCAGGACGATGGGGTACAAAGTTGTCTTCACAGATCACTCACTTTATGGTTTCGCTGATGCTGGAAGCATTCACATGAATAAGGTGCTGCAGTTTACTCTTGCCGATATTGATCAGGCAATATGTGTTTCTCATACAAGCAAAGAGAATACTGTACTGAGGTCTGGGATATCTCCGGAGAAAGTTTTTATGGTTCCTAATGCTGTTGATACTGCAATGTTTACTCCCTCCCCTGAGCGCCTAAGCTGTGATGAAATAGTTATTGTAGTGATCAGTAGGTTAGTGTACCGAAAAGGTGCAGACCTTCTTGTGGAAGTAATTCCAGAAGTATGCCGTCTATTTCCAAAG GTTCGCTTTATCATTGGAGGTGATGGTCCAAAACGTGTGCGACTTGAAGAGATGAGGGAGAAGTTCTCCCTTCAGGATAGAGTTGAAATGTTAGGAGCTGTGCCTCATGCTCAAGTACGGTCAGTTCTGATCTCTGGTCATATATTTTTAAACAg TTCACTTACGGAGGCATTTTGTATTGCCATTTTAGAAGCAGCTAGCTGTGGACTGTTGACTGTAAGCACTAGAGTTGGAGGTGTCCCAGAG GTTCTTCCAGATGACATGATAGTACTTGCAGAACCAGCTCCAGAAGATATGGTAAGAGCTGTTAGGAAAGCTATTGACATGCTGCCTGGAATAAATCCTCAAGTTATGCATCTTCAG TTGTCTCTAATGTGGATTAGATGA